A window of Prolixibacter sp. SD074 contains these coding sequences:
- a CDS encoding ImmA/IrrE family metallo-endopeptidase, with product MPINKGAVTARRMLSEFGIEKPDDFSIEELIHARDIILEEKKISNSDGRIVFGKSKTKITINSDIKYLGRRRFTLAHELGHFAMHHNVDTHLEDNALTLDYFKNGGQEYEANQFATELLMPSKYFVEYTQGKPFSPDLLRNIADHFQTSITSAAFRYLELGQHPIFLFYCKDKRVIYWKNSENFYRKVKDITKLHPPEDSVAMEFFNDGTIYKKEGSAQSIYKSTWFETGSDDELDEYFEYAIVTKDYNTVLSIIWER from the coding sequence ATGCCGATAAATAAAGGAGCAGTTACTGCACGCAGAATGTTGTCCGAGTTTGGAATAGAAAAGCCAGACGACTTTTCTATTGAAGAACTAATTCATGCAAGAGATATAATTCTTGAAGAGAAGAAAATCTCAAATTCAGATGGTCGAATTGTTTTTGGCAAATCAAAAACCAAAATCACTATTAATTCAGACATTAAATATTTGGGTAGGCGCAGATTTACATTAGCGCATGAGCTTGGGCATTTTGCGATGCATCATAATGTAGATACTCACCTTGAGGACAATGCTCTAACACTGGATTATTTCAAAAATGGCGGACAGGAATATGAGGCTAATCAGTTTGCAACAGAACTATTAATGCCAAGTAAATACTTTGTGGAATACACGCAAGGAAAACCATTTTCTCCCGATCTACTCCGGAACATTGCTGACCATTTTCAGACAAGTATAACTTCTGCTGCATTTAGATATCTGGAACTTGGACAACATCCAATATTCCTGTTCTATTGTAAAGACAAAAGGGTAATATATTGGAAGAACTCAGAGAATTTCTATAGAAAAGTCAAGGATATTACCAAGTTGCATCCACCAGAAGATTCTGTTGCCATGGAATTTTTTAATGATGGAACTATCTATAAAAAAGAAGGGTCTGCTCAGTCGATTTATAAATCAACATGGTTTGAAACTGGTAGTGATGATGAGCTAGATGAATATTTTGAATATGCAATCGTCACTAAGGATTATAATACCGTACTGAGTATAATATGGGAAAGATAA
- a CDS encoding endonuclease domain-containing protein, translating to MGISNKVSLFYNAPPIIFERAKRLRENMTEAELKLWECLKEKKLLNLRFRPQHPINIFIADFYCHPLKLIVEIDGGIHLSQTNKSYDIGREAELERWGLKVVRFTNQDVLNNLNQVLEKLEEICIERQKKLHTQNP from the coding sequence ATGGGTATCAGCAACAAAGTCTCCTTGTTTTATAATGCTCCCCCTATCATATTTGAAAGAGCGAAACGGTTACGAGAGAACATGACCGAGGCAGAATTAAAACTGTGGGAGTGCCTTAAAGAGAAGAAATTGCTTAACCTACGATTCAGACCGCAACACCCTATCAATATATTTATTGCTGATTTCTATTGTCACCCCCTGAAACTGATTGTTGAAATCGATGGAGGAATTCATTTGTCTCAAACGAATAAATCATATGATATCGGAAGAGAAGCAGAATTAGAACGATGGGGACTCAAAGTGGTACGCTTCACGAATCAAGATGTCTTGAATAACCTTAACCAGGTACTCGAGAAGCTTGAGGAGATTTGTATAGAAAGACAAAAGAAACTTCACACCCAAAACCCCTGA
- a CDS encoding valine--tRNA ligase — translation MEIPSKYNPVEIEDKWYQYWMEQGFFHSEPDDREPYTIVIPPPNVTGVLHMGHMLNNTIQDILVRRARMQGYNACWVPGTDHASIATEAKVVGKLREEGIRKDDLTRDAFLEHAWEWTHKHGGIILEQLKKLGASCDWERTAFTMDEKRSKSVIKVFVDLYNKGYIYRGVRMVNWDPAAKTALSDEEVIHKEEQSKLYYVRYKIEEAPGEFVTVATTRPETILGDTAVCVNPNDGRFRHLVGKRVLVPLVNRSVPIIQDEYVDMEFGTGCLKITPAHDVNDYEIGLRHNLEVIDTFNDDGTLSKEAGFLVGVDRFEARKQIIPLLKEAGNLVKVEDYTNKVGYSERTDVVIEPKLSAQWFLKMEELAKPALDAVENDDVQFFPPKFKNLYRHWMGNIKDWCISRQLWWGHRIPVYYLADDSFVVAETDEKALQLARETTGRMDLTMDDLHQDEDVLDTWASSWLWPIAVFDGINDPDNNEINYYYPTNDLVTAPEIIFFWVARMIIAGYEYRGTFPFKNVYFTGIVRDKLRRKMSKSLGNSPDPLELITRYGADGVRVGMLLCSPAGNDILFDESLTGQGRNFSSKIWNSFRLVHGWKVDASLPQPQHAHLGLNWFNARLNEVIATMDDHFSKYRLSDALMTIYTAMRDDFSGWLLEIVKPAYQQPIDKQTYDELVSLFDKMLRLLHPFMPFITEEIWQLLGERKEGESIMMAAWPTVSKANASLVELFTNVEDAVTGIRNVRKEKNIANKDALHVAVLPGEKGYSPVFDAVLRKMGNLSELEVVNEKVDGALSFRVKSTEYYVPLGDLVDEEEEIAKIEEELKYTRGFLTSVMKKLGNERFVNSAPEQVVATERKKQADAEEKIKLLEERLATLK, via the coding sequence ATGGAAATCCCAAGCAAGTACAATCCTGTAGAAATTGAAGACAAGTGGTACCAGTACTGGATGGAACAAGGTTTTTTCCATTCGGAGCCCGACGACCGGGAACCTTACACCATCGTCATCCCGCCGCCTAACGTGACGGGCGTGCTGCACATGGGCCACATGCTGAACAATACGATACAGGATATCCTGGTGCGCCGTGCGCGGATGCAGGGATATAACGCTTGCTGGGTGCCGGGTACCGACCACGCCTCCATCGCTACGGAAGCGAAGGTGGTAGGCAAATTGCGCGAAGAGGGCATCAGGAAGGATGACCTCACCCGCGACGCCTTTCTCGAACATGCCTGGGAGTGGACACACAAACATGGTGGTATAATCCTCGAGCAGTTGAAAAAACTGGGTGCATCCTGCGACTGGGAGCGTACGGCTTTCACCATGGACGAAAAACGTTCTAAGTCGGTTATCAAGGTATTTGTCGATCTCTACAACAAAGGCTACATCTACCGCGGTGTGCGAATGGTCAACTGGGATCCGGCTGCTAAAACTGCCCTTTCCGACGAAGAGGTAATCCACAAGGAAGAGCAATCGAAACTCTATTACGTTCGCTATAAAATCGAAGAGGCCCCTGGCGAGTTTGTCACGGTAGCGACCACCCGTCCCGAAACCATTTTGGGCGATACGGCGGTGTGTGTGAACCCGAACGATGGCCGCTTCAGGCACCTGGTCGGAAAACGCGTGTTGGTGCCGCTGGTGAACCGTAGTGTACCGATTATTCAGGATGAATATGTGGATATGGAATTTGGTACCGGTTGCCTGAAGATTACGCCGGCCCACGATGTAAATGACTACGAAATCGGGTTGCGCCACAACCTCGAAGTAATTGATACTTTCAACGACGACGGTACGCTGAGCAAAGAAGCCGGCTTCCTGGTAGGAGTTGACCGCTTTGAAGCGCGGAAGCAGATTATCCCGTTACTGAAAGAGGCCGGTAACCTGGTAAAGGTGGAAGACTACACCAACAAGGTAGGTTACTCCGAGCGCACCGATGTGGTGATTGAACCGAAACTCTCAGCACAGTGGTTCCTGAAAATGGAAGAGCTGGCTAAACCGGCACTGGATGCTGTGGAGAATGACGATGTGCAGTTCTTCCCGCCCAAGTTCAAAAACCTGTACCGTCACTGGATGGGAAACATCAAGGACTGGTGTATCTCGCGCCAGTTGTGGTGGGGACACCGCATCCCGGTGTATTACCTGGCCGATGACAGCTTTGTGGTGGCGGAGACCGATGAGAAGGCATTGCAACTGGCCCGCGAAACCACTGGTCGCATGGATTTGACCATGGACGACCTGCACCAGGACGAGGATGTGCTCGACACCTGGGCTTCGTCGTGGCTTTGGCCGATTGCCGTATTCGACGGTATCAACGACCCCGATAACAATGAGATTAATTACTATTATCCGACCAACGATTTGGTGACCGCCCCGGAAATTATCTTCTTTTGGGTAGCGCGGATGATCATTGCCGGGTACGAATATCGCGGGACGTTCCCGTTCAAGAATGTATATTTCACCGGTATCGTGCGCGACAAGCTGCGCCGCAAGATGTCGAAGTCGCTGGGGAACTCGCCCGACCCGTTGGAACTGATAACCAGGTACGGCGCCGACGGTGTACGCGTAGGCATGTTGCTCTGTTCGCCGGCCGGAAACGACATTTTGTTTGATGAGTCGTTGACCGGGCAGGGAAGGAACTTCAGCTCGAAAATCTGGAATTCCTTCCGCCTGGTACATGGCTGGAAAGTAGATGCGTCATTGCCACAGCCTCAGCATGCGCACCTGGGCCTTAACTGGTTCAACGCCCGCCTGAACGAAGTAATTGCCACCATGGACGATCATTTCAGCAAATACCGCCTGAGCGATGCGCTGATGACCATCTACACGGCTATGCGCGACGACTTCTCGGGTTGGTTGCTCGAAATAGTGAAACCGGCGTACCAGCAACCTATCGACAAGCAGACGTATGACGAATTGGTCTCGCTGTTCGACAAGATGCTGCGCCTGTTGCACCCGTTCATGCCGTTTATCACGGAAGAAATCTGGCAGCTGTTGGGCGAGCGAAAAGAAGGTGAGTCCATCATGATGGCGGCCTGGCCAACTGTTTCCAAAGCCAATGCTTCGCTGGTGGAACTGTTCACCAACGTTGAAGATGCGGTGACCGGTATCCGTAACGTCCGCAAGGAAAAGAATATTGCCAACAAGGACGCGCTCCATGTAGCGGTGTTGCCGGGCGAAAAAGGATATTCACCGGTGTTCGATGCGGTGCTCCGGAAAATGGGGAACCTCAGTGAGCTGGAAGTGGTGAATGAGAAAGTGGACGGCGCGTTGTCGTTCCGCGTGAAATCGACCGAATATTATGTTCCGTTGGGCGACCTGGTGGATGAGGAAGAGGAGATAGCCAAAATTGAGGAAGAGCTGAAATACACCCGCGGGTTCCTCACTTCGGTGATGAAGAAGTTGGGCAACGAGCGCTTTGTAAACAGCGCCCCCGAGCAGGTGGTCGCCACCGAACGTAAAAAGCAGGCCGACGCCGAGGAGAAAATCAAACTCCTGGAAGAACGCCTTGCTACGTTAAAATAG